The sequence TCACCTTCGACGACGTGTTGCTGATCCCGGCACGGTCTTCCGTCATTCCCCGCGTGGTGGACGTGCGCAGCCGCCTGACCCGGAACATCCCCATCAACATCCCGCTGATCTCGGCCCCCATGGACACGGTCACCGAATCGGCCTTGGCTATCGCCCTGGCCCAAGAGGGCGGCATAGGTATCATTCACAAGAACCTCTCCATCGAGGCCCAGGCACGCGAGGTCTATAAGGTCAAGCGGTCGGAATCGGGCGTGATCATTGATCCCATCACTCTTCGCCCCAATGACACCGTCGGCCGGGCCCGCGAGATCATGAACCTGCATAACGTGTCCGGTGTCCCAATTACGGACGACGACAGCAGGGTCCGGGGCATCTTGACACGCCGAGACCTCAAGTTTCTCCCGCCCGCCTCCAACGACATGGTCATTGAGCAGGTCATGACCAAGACCAATCTGGTCACGGCCGCTCCCGATACCACCCTCGAAGACGCGGAGCGGATTCTGAACCGGCACAAGGTCGAGAAGCTGCTGCTGGTTCACAGCGACGGGAGACTGGCCGGCCTGATCACCATCCGTGATATCAATCGCAGCCGGCTCTACCCGACGACCTGCAAGGATTCTCGAGGCCGGCTTCGCGTCGGGGCTGCCGTCGGCGTACACGACTATGAGCGAGTCGAGGCTCTGATTGCCAACGACGTTGATGTCATCGTCGTCGACACCGCCCACGGGCACAGCGATAACGTCATCGAGACCGTTCGCAACATCCGTAAGAAACACAACATCGACATCATCGCCGGCAACATTGCCACCGGCGAGGCTGCCCGCGACCTGATTGACGCCGGCGCCGATGCGGTCAAAGTCGGTATCGGTCCCGGATCCATCTGCACCACCCGTGTGGTCAGCGGTGTCGGCGTGCCGCAGGTTTCCGCCATCATGAACGTGGTCGCGGTGGCCGAGCCCGCGGGCGTACCCGTCATTGCCGACGGCGGTATCCGCTATTCGGGCGACATCACCAAGGCCATCGCCGCCGGCGCCAGTTCCGTCATGATCGGCTCGCTGTTCGCCGGTCTCGATGAGTCCCCCGGCCAGATCGTGATCTGGAAGGGACGTCGCTTCAAGGAATATCGCGGAATGGGTTCGCTTGGCGCAATGGTCAGCGGCAGCGCCGATCGTTATGGTCAAGGCGGCGAGACCAGGGCCGATAAGCTTGTCCCTGAGGGTGTCGAGGGTCGTGTACCCTACCGAGGCCAGCTCGCCGAATTTGTTTACCAACTGGTGGGCGGCGTGCGGGCCGGCATGGGCTACTGCGGAACGCCGACGGTCGAGGAGCTTCGCTCCAAGGCCTGCTTCATTCGCATCTCGCCCGCCAGCGTGATCGAGAATCACCCCCACAACATCACCATCACCCGTGAGGCTCCGAACTACGCCATCGATTACCAAGTGGAGCAGCCACTATGAAGACTTCCGCACGCCTGATCGCAACCGCGCTAATCGTCGCCGCCGCGTCCGTGGCCTGCAACCAGCCGCCCGCCGTCAATCCGTGGGCCGACGACGCCATCGGCAAGGAGGCTCGCACCACCCCCAGCCGAGACGGCTTCCTTGCCGCAGGCCCCGAACCGGTGATTCGTAAAAGGACCTTGCCCGAATCCGAATTGCGATTGGCCGACGGCGCGGTGCCCCACTACCCCTTGTGGTGGCAGGATCCGTTCGTGGATAAGGGCGACATGGACGACGCCTTCGCCTGGACCTGGCAGGACTATCTCCACATGCCATACGGCTTGGGTCGCTTCATCCTCAATACCTGCGCCTTGCCGGTCAGCGTCGTCGTGCATCCGCCCGGCATGCCCATGGTTAGCGACGGGATCGTCGGCAAGGACCACGACGCAAAACCCGGAAATGCGCCCAACCCGACGGCGACCCCCGCCGATTTCGGCCATGTCGCGCAAACCCAGCCCGCTCCGGGCTCCTGATCGGGAAGCAACCGGCAGGTTTGACCCCCGCCACGGGAATGATCTACAATGCCGTTTTCGGGACCGGTCCTCCAGACCCGCAGAATGGCTGGGCCGCCTGTTCCAGCCCCGGTTGAGGAGTCTCTGATGAACCTTGTCTTCCAACCCGTCGCGTGGACGTTGGGACCGATGGAGATTGTGATCATCGGCCTGGTGGGCTTGTTAATCTTCGGAAAACGGATCCCCGACCTGGCCAAATCGCTCGGCCGCAGCATCGTTGAGTTCAAGAAAGGCCTGCGCGAGACCGAGAACGAGGACCCCAAGGCCCTGGGCAACGACCAGGCCGATATCCTCCCGCCACCGGAAAAGCGAAACAATAACACCGCCCACTGAACAAACGTTACACTTCCAGCGCCTTGTCCTCCACGCAGTGATCGGCAACCTCCACCCCGCTTGAGGTCAGTCGAAACCATCGCTTGCGCCACGAAGTCATCCGGGCATCCTCTTCCGTGTCGGCGACGATACGCTGCACGTAGCCCTTCTCACATAGATACGCGAGGTCTTTCTTGAGCTGATCCCACTCAAGTTGCGGAAATACCGCCAGCAGCGTCCGCAGAACCTGGTCACCCTGCAGCGCTGCCGGATACAACATCTTCAACGCCACCAGCACCTCGTTCCGCACCCGCTTGATCTGCCGCACGCCCCCGTTCCTGCCCATCGCACCCTCCTCCCTTCAGCATCGTGCAATTCGCGCGCCCCAATGCGCAGTCCGTCAGATCGCAGATCCCCAATCTGGCATCTCAAATCTGAGATTTCAAATCTCTGATCATCCCCCTCCAACCCTCAACTCCGCGGCCGTCAACCCGTCATCTGCAGTCGTCGTTGGGACTTCTTCATTCGG is a genomic window of Phycisphaerae bacterium containing:
- the guaB gene encoding IMP dehydrogenase, translating into MNRSGYPGSKITGEGITFDDVLLIPARSSVIPRVVDVRSRLTRNIPINIPLISAPMDTVTESALAIALAQEGGIGIIHKNLSIEAQAREVYKVKRSESGVIIDPITLRPNDTVGRAREIMNLHNVSGVPITDDDSRVRGILTRRDLKFLPPASNDMVIEQVMTKTNLVTAAPDTTLEDAERILNRHKVEKLLLVHSDGRLAGLITIRDINRSRLYPTTCKDSRGRLRVGAAVGVHDYERVEALIANDVDVIVVDTAHGHSDNVIETVRNIRKKHNIDIIAGNIATGEAARDLIDAGADAVKVGIGPGSICTTRVVSGVGVPQVSAIMNVVAVAEPAGVPVIADGGIRYSGDITKAIAAGASSVMIGSLFAGLDESPGQIVIWKGRRFKEYRGMGSLGAMVSGSADRYGQGGETRADKLVPEGVEGRVPYRGQLAEFVYQLVGGVRAGMGYCGTPTVEELRSKACFIRISPASVIENHPHNITITREAPNYAIDYQVEQPL
- a CDS encoding twin-arginine translocase TatA/TatE family subunit, which encodes MNLVFQPVAWTLGPMEIVIIGLVGLLIFGKRIPDLAKSLGRSIVEFKKGLRETENEDPKALGNDQADILPPPEKRNNNTAH